Proteins encoded by one window of Lathyrus oleraceus cultivar Zhongwan6 chromosome 1, CAAS_Psat_ZW6_1.0, whole genome shotgun sequence:
- the LOC127115901 gene encoding uncharacterized protein LOC127115901, with protein sequence MDLSRLIVYYLDSLSGDWSKYPNMKKTVDAAIIKFRTKKNYRNRKDITWIRVQCPQQNNSVDCGFFVLRFMRDIIALNRIDIPKMYFEEYKSYSRANLDEMKDELCQFIVDQRII encoded by the exons atggatctttcgagactaatagtgtattatctcgattctttatcgggtgattggagtaaatatccgaatatgaagaagacggttgacgc ggcaataataaaatttagaacgaaaaagaattaccgcaataggaaggacattacctggatcagagttcag tgtcctcagcaaaataattcggtcgattgcggattttttgtattgagatttatgagagacatcattgcgttgaatcgtatagacatcccaaaaatg tactttgaggaatacaaatcttactcaagagcaaatttggatgaaatgaaggatgaattgtgtcaattcattgttgatcaaagaatcatatag